In the genome of Chaetodon auriga isolate fChaAug3 chromosome 15, fChaAug3.hap1, whole genome shotgun sequence, one region contains:
- the rabep1 gene encoding rab GTPase-binding effector protein 1: MAEQASGPPLSSQHDEVLQQRVAALEQERAEFIKLKQQLEAEFNQKRAKFKDLYMTKEEELKRQTVALEGAQVELSSIQDQLAQAQSEIETIKAVATVSENTKQEAIDQVRSQWQEEVASLQAIMKETVCEYEVQFHQRLEQERAQWNQYREAMEREVGELRRRLTEGQEEENLEDEMKKAQEDAEKLRSVVMPMEHEIAALKAQLTTAEDRVKELEASKVKELNHVLEAEKSCRTDLEMYVAVLNTQKSVLQEDAEKLRKELHDVCHKLELERQQHNQLKHTWQRANDQFLESQRLLMRDMQRIESVLSSEQLRQVEEMKKKDQEEDEKERLSQVKELQEEEVGDSTEPLEDLFLGLSVEEPHANHSGHGSMHSLDTEVVAGGPMDPYKENLRRVQSTDSLGSSLSVQQGLGGHNHKAKSASHLDESDFGPLVGADCGATDSSFGETSSLSSIKLTASHFLLTKDQEKAIKAMTPEQEETASLLSSISHAPDTAFLPPAGYRLVSDSEWNLLQQEVKNAGRKLGRRCDMCSNYEKQLQAIQGQEAETRDQVKKLQVMLRQANDQLERTMTEKQSLEDSVKAGNEETAAKVSALLQRVQESETLLSTLQQAFSDAKRNTQEQMAVLVKSREQVADELSRLQRDNESLQGKHRLHVELQQQEDFQMPSSVEELHGLVLRLREDLVALRTSADHMEEKLKAEILFLKEQIQAEQCLKENLEDTLQLEIEGCKEEIASFSSLKTELERIKAEKEELQSSLMAKTETLERVEGLRISLEQQLKELTSAKAALESQVFDERDKAQRLQTELDVSEQVQKDFVKLSQTLQVQLERIRQADSLDRIRVILNDTNLTDINQLPET, encoded by the exons ATGGCCGAGCAGGCCTCGGGACCTCCTCTGTCGTCCCAACATGACG AGGTGCTCCAGCAGCGAGTGGCGGCTCTGGAGCAGGAGAGGGCCGAGTTTATCAAACtcaagcagcagctggaggccgAGTTCAACCAGAAACGAGCCAAGTTCAAAGACCTCTACATGACCAAGGAAG aggagctgaagaggcaGACCGTGGCTCTGGAGGGCGCCCAGGTCGAGCTGAGCTCCATCCAGGACCAGCTGGCTCAGGCCCAGTCTGAGATAGAGACCATCAAAGCCGTGGCCACCGTGTCGGAAAACACCAAGCAGGAAGCCATCGACCAGGTCCGCAGCCAGTGGCAGGAGGAGGTGGCGTCGCTGCAGGCCATCATGAAAG aaacagtgtgtgagtaTGAGGTCCAGTTCCACCAACGTCTGGAGCAGGAGCGAGCCCAGTGGAACCAGTACAGGGAGGCCATGGAGAGGGAAGTGGGCGAGCTGAGACGCCGCCTCACCGAgggccaggaggaggagaacctgGAGGACGAAATGAAGAAA GCCCAGGAGGATGCAGAGAAGCTGCGCTCGGTGGTGATGCCGATGGAGCACGAGATCGCAGCCCTGAAGGCCCAGCTGACCACAGCCGAGGACAgggtgaaggagctggaggcctCAAAG GTTAAGGAGCTGAATCACGTTCTGGAGGCGGAGAAGTCGTGCCGTACAGACCTGGAGATGTATGTGGCCGTGCTGAACACTCAGAAGTCCGTTCTGCAGGAAGATGCAGAGAAACTGCGGAAAGAGCTGCACGATG TCTGTCACAAGCTGGAGTTGGAGCGGCAGCAGCACaaccagctgaaacacacatggCAGAGGGCCAACGACCAGTTCCTGGAGTCCCAGCGCCTCCTCATGAGGGACATGCAGAGGATAGAGAGCGTGCTGTCGTCGGAGCAGCTCCgtcaggtggaggagatgaagaagaaagacCAG GAGGAGGACGAGAAAGAGAGGCTGAGCCaagtgaaggagctgcaggaggaggaggtgggagacAGCACCGAGCCTTTGGAGGATTTATTCCTCGGGCTGAGCGTCGAGGAG cctcaTGCCAACCACAGCGGCCACGGCTCCATGCACTCTTTAGACACTGAGGTGGTGGCCGGGGGCCCCATGGACCCCTACAAGGAGAACCTGCGGCGGGTTCAGTCAACAGACAGCCTCGGCTCCTCGCTGTCCGTCCAGCAGGGACTCGGCGGACACAACCACAAAGCCAAGTCGGCCAGCCACTTGGACGAGTCGGACTTTGGGCCCCTGGTGGGGGCCGACTGCGGGGCGACGGACAGTAGCTTTGGAGAAACTTCGTCCCTCAGCTCCATCAAGCTGACGGCGAGTCATTTCCTGCTGACTAAGGACCAGGAGAAGGCCATCAAGGCCATGACGCCCGAGCAGGAGGAGACGGCGTCGCTGCTGTCCAGCATCTCTCACGCCCCCGACACCGCCTTCCTGCCGCCCGCCGGCTACAGGCTGGTCAGCGACAGCGAGTGGAACCTGCTGCAGCAAGAG GTGAAGAACGCTGGCAGGAAGCTCGGCCGACGCTGTGACATGTGCTCCAACTACgagaagcagctgcaggccATCCAAGGACAAGAGGCCGAGACACGAGATCAG GTGAAGAAACTGCAGGTGATGCTGCGTCAGGCCAACGATCAGCTGGAGAGGACGATGACCGAGAAACAGAGTTTGGAAGATTCAGTCAAAGCTGGCAACGAGGAAACAGCTGCTAAG GTGTCCGCCCTCTTGCAGAGAGTCCAGGAGTCAGAAACGCTGCTCAGCACACTACAACAGGCCTTCAGTGACGCCAAGAGGAACACCCAGGAGCAGATG GCGGTGCTGGTGAAGTCGAGGGAGCAGGTGGCAGACGAGCTCAGCCGACTGCAGAGAGACAACGAGagcctgcagggaaaacatCGGCTGCACGtcgagctgcagcagcaggaggacttCCAGATGCCCAGTTCTGTGGAA GAGCTGCACGGCCTGGTGCTGCGTTTGCGTGAGGACCTGGTGGCGTTACGGACGTCCGCCGACCAcatggaggagaagctgaaggcCGAGATCCTGTTTCTGAAGGAGCAGATCCAGGCCGAGCAGTGTCTGAAGGAGAACCTGGAGGACACGCTGCAGCTGGAGATCGAGGGCTGTAAGGAGGAGATAG CGTCGTTCTCCAGTCTGAAGACAGAGCTGGAGCGAATAAAAGCAGAGAAGGAAGAG TTGCAGAGCAGCCTGATGGCGAAGACGGAGACACTGGAGAGGGTGGAGGGCCTGAGGATCAgcctggagcagcagctcaaaGAGCTCACCTCTGCAAAG GCTGCATTAGAGAGTCAGGTCTTCGATGAGCGAGATAAAGCCCAGCGGCTGCAGACGGAGCTGGATGTCAGCGAGCAGGTTCAGAAGGACTTTGTCAAACTTTCTCAGACTCTTCAG GTGCAGCTGGAGCGAATACGACAGGCCGACTCTCTGGACCGGATCAGAGTCATCCTCAATGACACCAACTTGACTGACATCAACCAGCTTCCAGAGACATGA
- the scimp gene encoding uncharacterized protein scimp: protein MDLLRKYMWLWVIAGMLFVCLVISLIFLLINMCISRGGKSRISQLHRGSNSSAKSNNYQERTFKAITPPLPPRTQFLTAEAQSYENLAGETNYVQSTPVYEQSTPDYEQSTPDYEQSTNDYEQSIPDYVKVEEEKILPPPPPYQDPDPADNISTEDYDDIGGEDEAQGEEDYDDVG from the exons ATGGATCTTCTGCGTAAATACATGTGGCTGTGGGTGATAGCTGGGATGCTCTTTGTGTGCCTGGTGATCAGCCTCATCTTCCTGCTCATCAACATGTGCATTTCCAGAGGAG GCAAAAGCAGAATCTCTCAGCTTCACAGAGGATCTAACTCCAGTGCCAA GAGCAACAACTACCAGGAGAGAACCTTCAAGGCCATCACTCCACCTTTACCTCCTCGGACACAGTTTCTCACGGCAG AGGCTCAAAGCTACGAGAACCTGGCTGGGGAAACCAACTACGTGCAGAGCACACCTGTCTACGAGCAGAGCACACCTGACTACGAGCAGAGCACACCTGACTACGAGCAGAGCACAAATGACTACGAGCAGAGCATCCCCGATTACGTgaaagtggaggaagagaagattctccctcctccaccgccGTACCAGGATCCAGATCCAGCAGACAACATCTCCACGGAGGACTACGACGACATCGGAGGTGAAGACGAAGCCCAGGGTGAAGAGGACTACGACGACGTGGGATAA